The segment GCGGCGCGAAAGTGGCATCGGGGACGCAACGCGGCGCATGCGCGGGTCTGGGATAAGTTTTATTCCGCGGACAGGAGGTGGTGGCAGTGGCGGATTCGACTCTGCGGGTCCGGCAGGCCGCTGCTTTGCACCGGCAGGCGGCGGCGACGGTGGACGCGGCCGCTGCCGCGCTGGAGGCGTACGCCCCGGCCGTTGTCGACCCCCGGGAGCAGCACCGGCTTGCCGAGCGGTTGCGGACAGCGGCCGACCGGCTGGCGCCCGGCTGGCTGGGCGCCACGTTGGACGCGCTGTCGCCGACCGCACCGCTCGGTGATGGTGGGGGCACGCCGCAATTCGTCCGGCTGGGGGTCGCTCAGCCGTTGGACGACGTCCGGTTTCCAGCGGTCGTGCCATTGCTCGGCGCGGGTCACCTGACCGTTGACGCGACCGCCACCGATCCGCGCGTGTTCGGTTTGCTGCGCTCGCTGCTGCTGCGCCTGCTGGCTGCCTCCCCGGCCGGGTCCCTGCTGGTCCGCACCGTTGACGGCATCGGCGGCGGCGCGGTGTTCGCCCCGTTCGAGGAGCTGGCCGACGCCGGGCTGATGGCGCCACCGGCGACCGATCGGCAGGGCCTTCGCGACGTGCTCTCCGAGGCGGAGAAGTGGCTGCGCCCGGTGCGCGGCGGCGCCACCCGGCGCAACCGGCGGGACCGGATGATGCTGGTCGTGATCGCCAGCCTGCCGGAGCTGACCGAGGGCGAGGAGTTGCGCCGGATCGCGGCGCTGGCGCAGCAGGGACCGGATTCCGGGCTGCATCTGATCGTGGCCGGCTGGCCGCCTCCGCCGCTGACCGCGGAGACCACGCAGGCGCCGCTGCCGCGGACCACCGCGATCTCGGTGCGCAACCCGTTCGCGATCATCGGGGATCCGCCGGGCGGCACGTTCGGCTCGACGCCCGAGGCGCTGTGGCTGAACGCCCCGGTCTTCCTGGACGAGGATCCGCCGCCACACCTGATCGACGCGGTCTGCCACGAGCTCGCCGCGGACACCGCGGAGGCCTCCCGAGTCACACTCGCCGACCTGCTGCCCGAGGCCGCCGACGAGATGTGGGGCGGTGACGCGGCGGCCGGGGTGGAGACCGTGGTGGGCCATCACGGAGATGTGCCGCTGGTGCTGCGGTTCAACGACCTGACCCCGCACTGGATGGTGGGTGGCCGCTCCGGCGCCGGTAAGACCGCCTTCCTGATCAACGTGCTCTACGGCCTGGGCACCCGGTACGGGCCGGACCAGCTCGCCCTCTACCTGCTCGACTTCAAGGAGGGCGTGTCCTTCGCGGAGTTCGTGCCGACCCGGCGGGACCGCACCTGGCTGCCGCACGCCCGCGCGGTCGGCGTCGAGTCCGACCGGGAGTACGGGCTGGCCGTCCTGCGCGAGCTAGACGCCGAGATGGGCCGCCGCTCGATGGCGTACAAGCGGGCCGGGGTGTCGCGCTTCGCGGATCTGCGGGCGGTCGTCGCCGAGGAGGGCCGGGGGACACCGCTGCCGCGGATCCTCTGCGTGATCGACGAGTTCCAGGTGCTGCTGGCCGGAAACGACCCGACCGCTGCCGACGCGGTGGCACTGCTCGAGTCATTGGCGCGCAAGGGCCGGTCGTACGGGATTCATCTGGTCCTGGCCAGCCAGACCGTGCTCGGCGTGGAAGCGCTCTACGCCAAGCGGGACTCGATCTTCGGTCAGTTCCCGGTCCGGATCGCACTGCCGGGCGGTGGGGACGTGCTGGAGCCCACCAACGACGCCGCCGCGGGCCTGCCGATGGGCAGCGCGGTGGTGAACACCGCCGGCGGGCTGGGTGGCCCGCGCGGCGCCACCCGCGGTCACGAACGGGTGGTGCGCTTTCCCGACCCGCACGCTGACCAGCCGCTCCTCAGCGACCTGCGGCATCGGCTGTGGGGCGCCCGCGACCCGGAGGCGGTGCCGCCCCGGGTCTTCGCCGGGTACGCCCATCAGCACCTCGCCGACGACCCCACCTACCGCGCCGCGCTGGCCGGCCGGCTGGGTCGCCCCGCGGCCCTGGTCGGCCGGGTGATCGACGTCAGCCTGTCGACGGCCACCTTCCCCCTGGACTCCTCCCCGGGACGGCACCTGGCCATCCTGGGCTCCCTGCCGACCGGCGCCGAGGTCCTGGACGCCGCGGCCCGCAGTGTCGCCGCCGCGCACGCTCCGCGTACCGCTCGGTTCGTGATCGCGTCGCTGGTCGCTGAGGGTGACGCCGTGGCCGCCGAGTTGGCCGCCGAGTTGGCCGCCGAGCTCGCCCACCGGCAGGAGGTGGTGGTGGTCGACGCCGCCGGCCTCGCCGCCGAGCTGGATGCGGAACGCCCCGGCTACCGGGTGATCTTCGGGATGGACGCCGCTCCGCCGGGCAGCCTGACCGGCCTGCGGCAGCTGCTGCGGGACGGTCCGAGCCGCGGCGCCCACCTGCTGTCCTGGTGGCGCGGGGTGCGCCGGTTCGGCGAGGAGACCGGGGGCAGCATGGGCCGCGAGGACGTGGCCGGCCTGCTCTTCCTGAACGTGCCGCAGCAGGACGTCTCGCTGATGCTCGGCCGGGCGGTCGACTGGCATCCCCGGGAGAACCGGGCGCTGTTGCACGATCGCCAGGCCGACCGCACGGTGACGGTGGTTCCGTTCGTCCATCCAGAAAGTGACGTGCCGTGACGGATCAGGCGGAGCAGCACGGCGTGGTCCCGGCCCAGGCGGGGCCGCCGCCGGACGACCCGTGGGCGGATTACCTGGCCGCGGCCCGGGATCTGGATGCGGTGCGCCGGGCCGCGAGCTCGGCGCAGGGCGAGCATGCCGCGACGGTCGCGGCCGCACGGCAGGAACTTTCGGCGGTACGCGCGCGGCTCGCACCGCAACGAGCGAGGTTGGTGCGCGACTTCGGCGTACCGGAAATCGATCTGACGCCGCAGCCGACCGACCAGGCCGAGGCGATGGAAAGGGTGGCCGGTGGGCCGGCCGCGGTGCTGGCTGCGCTGCGTGCGGCCCGGACCACCGCGGACGCCGCGGACAACGCCTTCGTCGGCCCGGCGCCGCTGGGCCCGGAACGGCCGTGGCTGCGCAATGTGCTGATCTACGGACCGTTCGCGGCCGTGGTGCTGCTGATCCAAATCGTGCTGTTCCTGATCACCGATTCACCGCCGGACTACGCCCTGCTGTGCGGGCTCAGCATGCCGCTGCTGGCGTTCGGGCTGGGCTGGGCCACGATCGGCTTCGTGTACGGCGACGAGGGCCGCAAAGCCGACCGCACCCCGCTCGCCGGCGTGATCGTCTGCCTGGTCCCGGTACTGCTGACCTGTATGGGTCAGGGCCTCAAGTTCTTCTTCAGCTGAAAGGGCTGCGATGGCGAGCGTCGAGGAAGTCAAGGTCAACGTGGCCGCGTCGGTGGCCGGCGCCGAGCGGGCGGTGGTCGGCATCCAGGCCGTCGCCGATCAGCTGGACCAGTCTCTGGCGCTGCTGCGGCTGACCGCGGTGGGCTCGTTCCACCCGGCCACGGCCGCCGCCATCGCGAGCCTGGAGCAGGCCCGCGGACGGCTGGACGAGGCGACTCAGCTGACCCGGGCCGCGATGGACTCGGCCAACCAGTTCCGCAGCCTTATCTAGAGGGTCCGGTCCTACCTGGCGTTTATCAAGGCCATCACTTCGGCGCGGACCTTGCCGTCGGTCTGGAAACCGCCGCGCACCGCCGAAGTGACCGTGCGCGCGCCGGCCTTGCGGATGCCACGCATCTCCATGCAGAGGTGCTCGCACTCCAGCACCACGATCGCACCGCGCGCCCCGAGCTGCGCCATCAGCAGGTCAGCGATCTGCGAGGTGAGGCGTTCCTGCACCTGCGGCCGGCGGGCATAGACCTCCACGAGCCGGGCCAGCTTGGACAGCCCGGTGATCCGCCCGTCGGTGCCGGGGATGTAGCCGATGTGCGCGACACCCTTGAACGGCAGCAGGTGGTGCTCACACATGCTCTGCACCGAGATGTCGCGGACCAGCACGAGTTCTTCGTGGTCCGCCTCGAAGCTGGTGGTGAGCACGGTCGCCGGGTCCACCCGCAGGCCGGCGAAGAGCTCGGCATAGGCGCGGGCCACCCGGGCCGGGGTGCGCTGAAGCCCGTCACGATCCGGGTCCTCACCGACTGCGATGAGAATCTCCCGGACCGCCTTCTCGATCCGCCCGAGGTCGACGGCCTGCTCCACCGGCGTACCGGTGAGCTTGCCGTCGACCAGACGGGCGGCGAGGTAATCGAGTTCGTCCTGCGTGCTGATCTGTTACTGCCCTTCCGAACCGTTCGGGTTCGGTCCGACCGCGATCTGTCCGTCCGCCTCGGCCTGCGCCTTCAGCTTCTCCCGCTCGGCGGGGGTGAGCACCGGCGGAGCCTCCGACGGGAGCCGCTTGCCGAAGCCGTTGAACGGCGACATCGGCGGACGCTTCGCCACCCGGGCGCAGATCCGGTTCATGTCTTCCTGAGTGATGGTTTCCTTCTCCATCAACTCAAGCACCATGTTGTCGAGCACGTCGCGGTATTCGACCAGGATCTCCCAGGCCTCGTCGTGGGCGAGCTCGATGAGCGCCCGCACCTCGGCGTCGATGTCCGCGGCGACCGCGTCCGAGTACGACTTCTCGTGCCCCATGCTGCGGCCCATGAACGGCTCGTCGCCGGTGCTGCCGTACTTCACGGCGCCCAGCTTGGAGCTCATGCCGTACTGCGTGACCATGGCCTTGGCCAGGCCGGTCGCCTTCTCGATGTCGTTGCCGGCGCCGGTGGTCGGCTCGTGGAAGACGAGCTCCTCCGCGGCCCGGCCACCCAGCGCGTACGCCAGCGTGTCGATCATCTCGGCCCGGGTCTGGGTGTACTTGTCCTCGGTCGGCAGAACCAGCGTGTGACCCAGCGAGCGGCCACGCGGCAGGATCGTCACCTTGTGCACCGGGGCGGAGTGCGGCAACGCGTACGCCACCAGGGCGTGCCCACCCTCGTGGTACGCGGTGATCTTCTTTTCCTTGTCGCTCATCGCCCGGGTGCGGCGCTCGGGGCCCGCGATGACCCGGTCGATCGCCTCTTCGAGGAACTCGTTGGAGATCGCCCGCTTCTCGTTACGGGCGGTCAGCAGCGCGGCCTCGTTGATCACGTTGGCCAGGTCGGCGCCGGAGAAACCGGGCGTGCGGCGGGCCACCGAGTCGAGGTCGACGTCCGGCGTGAACGGCTTGCCCTTGGCGTGCACCCGCAGGATGGCCTTGCGACCCTCCATGTCCGGGTTGTCCACCGGGATCTGCCGGTCGAAACGGCCCGGGCGCAGTAGCGCCGGGTCGAGGATGTCGGGCCGGTTGGTGGCCGCGATCAGGATGACGCCGCCCTTGGTGTCGAAGCCGTCCATCTCGACGAGCAGCTGGTTGAGCGTCTGCTCGCGCTCGTCGTGACCGCCGCCCATGCCGGCGCCGCGGTGGCGGCCGACGGCGTCGATCTCGTCGACGAAGACGATCGCCGGAGCGTTCGACTTGGCCTGCTCGAAGAGGTCACGGACCCGGCTGGCGCCGACACCGACGAACATCTCGACGAAGTCGGAACCGGAGATCGAGTAGAACGGCACCCCGGCCTCGCCGGCCACAGCACGGGCGAGGAGCGTCTTACCTGTACCCGGCGAGCCGAAGAGCAGCACGCCCTTCGGGATCTTCGCGCCGAGTGCCTGGTACTTCGCCGGGTTCTGCAGGAAGTCCTTGATCTCGTGCAGCTCCTGGACCGCCTCGTCGGCGCCCGCCACGTCGGCGAACGTCGTCTTCGGCGTGTCCTTGGTGATCATCTTCGCTTTGGACTTGCCGAAGTTGAGCACCCGCGAGCCGCCACCCTGCATCTGCGACATGAACAGCAGCAGCAGGATCACGAGGATCGCGATCGGCAGCAGGTTGATCAGCAGACTGAGCAGGATGTTGTCGCCGGAGACCGTGGCGTTGACCGTCCCGGTGATACGGCCGGCCGACTTGGCTTCGTTGATCTGGTTCCAGATCTCGTCGCCGACCTCGTACGGATACTGGGTCTCGATCTTGTCGGTCGACTTGCCGTTGAACCGCTCCTGCTGCGCGAGATCGATCTGGAGCGTCTGCTCCTTGTCCTTCTGGACGACCTTCTCGATGCCGGGCTGGTTCAGACGCTCAAGGGCGACCGAAGTATCTACCCGCTGGTAACTGGGACCACTGGTGAAGAATGAGCTCAGCGCCACTACGCCGATGATCACCAGAATGATCCAGACCACCGGGCGGCGGAAGAAACGCGTACGTTCCATACTGTTGTCGGGCGCCAAGCGCCCGGACCCTCCTGATCGGCGTCCTGGTCACCTCAACGTCGCCGCCCCGGGTGGTCGGACACCGTCGGCGGCCCCTCCGGCGCTACGCCATTGGTCACTCGACCGTACACCGTAGGTACCGATTGCGAACCCGTGAGGCGGCAGGGCGAACACCCCGTACCCGGCGTCAAGTCGGGGCGGTTCAGGTGCAAAACCGCCCATAACGACCAATACTGAGAACACGCTGAGAAAGCGGTTCAGCTACGGGCGTAGACCTCGGGCTTCAGAACCCCCACGTACGGCAACTCCCGGTAACGCTCCGAGAAGTCCAGGCCGTAGCCGACCACGAACTCGTTCGGGATGTCGAAGCCCACGTACCGCACCGGGACCTGCACCTTCACCGCGTCCGGCTTGCGGAACAGCGCCACCACCTCGACGCTCGCCGGGGAACGCGACTCCAGGTACTTCATCAGCCAGGAGAGGGTGAGACCGGAGTCCACGATGTCCTCGACGACCAGCACGTGCCGGCCGCTGATGTCGCGGTCCAGGTCCTTCAGGATGCGGACCACGCCCGAGGAGGTCGTGCCCTGCCCGTACGAGGACACGGCCATGAACTCCATCTCGGTGGACGGACCGTGCCGCCCGAGCGCACGGGCGAAATCGGCCATGAACATGACCGCGCCCTTCAGCACACAGACCAGCAGAATCCCGTCGACTGCCTCGGTGTGGTCGGCGGAGACCTGCTTCGCGAGCTCGTCGATCTTGTCCCGGATCTGTTGCTCCGAGATGATCACGTGGTCGATGTCGGCGTCGTACCAAGAGCCATCAGCCATGGACCTAAGCCTGCCCCATCGAGGTTACCGTTGGTCGAACGGGGCCGGTTTCCGATCCGGATGCCTCACTTGATATGGGTCGGAACCACCCGAACGAGGTCGCCCGAGCGGCGTGCCACCTCGATCCCACCGGGCAGATGCACCGCGCCCTGCCCGTGCCAGCCGGTCACCAGAGCCTCCAGCGCGACCACGTGCCGGTGTGCCAGCGCGCCGCCCGGCGCACCCAGCTCGCGGGCCCAGCGGTGCAGCACCCGGCTGCGGATCGCCGGTAGTTGACCGGCGAGAACGGACACCGCCAGCCCGGTCCCGGACCGGGCCTGCTCCAAAGCCGTGGCCGACAGCGAGTCCAGTGCGGCGGTGTCGGCGGCCGCCAGCGACGCGGTCCGGGCCAGGTTGCCGACCACCGCCGGGCCGAGCGCGCCGACCAGGGCCGGCAGCGCGGAGGCCCGGACGCGGGACCTCGCGTACGCCGGGTCGGTGTTGTGCGGGTCCTCCCAGGGCGCCAGCCCGAGCGCCGCGCACGCCTTGCGCGTGTCGGAGCGGGCGACCTCGAGCAGCGGGCGGCGGAACACCCCGCGCTGAGCCGGCATCCCGGCCAGCCCGCGCGGACCGGCGCCCCGGGCCAGCGCCAGCAGCACCGTCTCGGCCTGGTCGTCCCGGGTATGTCCGAGCAGCACCGCGGTGGCGCCGAGCTCAGCGGCCGCGTTGTCCAGCGCCGCGTAACGGGCCGTGCGGGCCGCCGCCTCCGGGCCGCCGGGCAGGCCGGCCACCGAGACCGTCTCGATCCGCACCGGGTCGAAGCCGGCGTCACGCGCCCAGGCGGCGACCGACCGGGCGCGCCGGTCCGAACCCTCCTGCAGCCCGTGGTCGACCGTGATCAGGCCGACCTGCGAGCCGATGAACCGCGCCGCCGCTGCCAGCGCCAGCGAATCCGCCCCGCCGGAGCAGGCGACCAGCACCAGACCGTCGCCGGGCAGCGCGCGGCGCACCGCCGTGCGGATCGCCGCCACCGGGGGCGGGATCCGGGCCATCAGCCGTGAACCCGGGCGACCCACGCGTCCGGGTCGCCCAGCTCCTCCAACCGGGGCAGCGTCAGCGGCGACGTGAAGATCTTGTTGAAGCCGGTCATCCCGACCCGCTCCACGACGCCGTGCACGAATTTGCGGCCCTCCGCGTACTGCCGCATCTTGACCTCGACGCCGAGCAGGCGGCGAATCGCCTTCTCCAGCGGGTTGCCGCTCTCGCGGCGGCGGTTGAACTTGGCCCGGATCGACTCCACCGAGGGGATCACCTCGGGACCGACGCCGTCCATCACGAACTCGGCGTGCCCCTCGAGCAGCGTCATCAGGGCGGTCAGCCGGTCGAGCACCGCTTTCTGACCGGGGGTCTGCACGATGTCCAGCACGGACAGGCGGCTCTCCGGGTCGCGGACCGCGTCGGAGAGGGTGGCCACACCGCGGCGCAGCCGCTCCAAAACGTGCTCGCCGCCCTGCGAGGCGTCGACGAACGCCTGCACCTCGCCCAGGAAGTAGCCACGCATCCACGGCACCGCGGTGAACTGGGTCCGGTGGGTCACCTCGTGCAGGCACACCCAGAGCCGGAAGTCCCGGGAGTCTGCGTTGATCTTGCGCTCGACCTCGACGATGTTCGGCGCGTTCAGCAGCAGCTGGCCGGGGTCGCCGGAGAACACCTCATACTGCCCGAGGACGCGACCGGAGAGATAGGCCAGGATGCTGCCGGCCTGCACGCCGGTCACCCGGGACCCGATCGCCTCGGCCAGCGGGCCCGGCGGCTTGTCCCCGGAGAGCCGGGTGACCAGCGGGCCGATCACCTGCTGCAGACCGGCGATGTTCACCTTCGCCCAGTCGCGGCGGTCGACCACCCGTACCGGCGGCACCTCCACCTGCGAGGTCAGCCCCGTGTACGCCGCCACGTGCCCGGCCGCCTCGTCAGTGAGGCTCCGCAGCTCGGACACCACCTGAGTGGCCTCCTCGAAGGAGACCGCGGGGCCGGATTTGGAGAGGGCGCCCGCGGTGGCGGCGGCCAAATCCCAGTCAACGAACTGCGCCATGCAGCCCACCGTACCCGCGCGGCTCCACTCCGCACTCAGGTGAAACCCCCAGATCAACAGCCGCACTGCACGAGCCGGGCCGCCACCTTGTCCAGCGCCGACCGGGCGGTCACCGCGTTCGCCCCGCCCTTCGCCATGATCGCGAAGGCCAGCACCCGGCCGTCCTTGGTGATCAGGACCCCGGCCAGGGTGTTGACCCCGCTCAGCGTCCCGGTCTTGGCCCGGACGATGCCCTGCGCGCTCTGGTTCGGGCTCGGCGTGACGAATCTGGTCCGCATCGTGCCCGACCAGCCGGCCACCGGCAGGCCGTTGAACATGTTGCTCAGGGCGGCCTGCTCACCGCCGGCGGCCAGGGACAGCGTCTGCACCAGCAGGTCGGGGCTGATGTTGTTGCGGGTGGAGAGCCCGCTGGCGTCGTACAGATCGGCTTCGTCAGCCGGCAGGCCCAGCTCGGTGAGCTTCGCGGACATCGCCCCGGCCGCCCCGGCGAAGCTGGCCGGCTGGCCGGCGGCCAGCGCCACCTGCCGCCCGATCGCCTCGGCCAGCACGTTGTCGCTCATCTGCAGCATCCACTCGACCACCTGCACCAGCGGCGGCGATTCCACCATCCCGAGCTCGGTCCCGGCCGCCAGGCCTGCTCCGGCTTCCAGGCTTGCTCCAGCCGATGGCGTGACTCCGGCCGCGGCTGCCGGCGCCTTGCCCCGGCCCACCGCGGTCACCCCGAGGAACTTCGCGAACGCCTTCCCGGCCGCCAGCGCCGGATCCGCGAACCGCGGATCGCCCCCGAAATCGTTGTGCACCGGCTGAACCCGGCCACCGTTGGTCATCAGCGCCTGGATCCGCGCCACCTGCCCGGCCCCGATGTCACCGCTCCCCCAGCCGGGCGCGGTCTCCGGCCCGCTGAACAGCGACGTATCCACCAGCACCTTCGTCGGCTTGGTCCCACCGAGCGCCTTCTTCACCTGCTCAGCCAGCTTGTCCAGCCGCGCCGCGCCGGGAAAGAGCCGCTTCGCGTTGACCCCCAGCGTCACGTCCCCGCCGCCGATGATCACCACCTCGCCGGGGTTCGCCCCCGCCACCACCCGCGTCTGGAACCGGTAGGCCGGCCCCCGAGCCGCCAGCGCGGTCGCCGCGGTCAGCACCTTCGTGGTCGACGCCGGCGTGACCATCCGGTCGGCGTTGCGCTGGTAGAGCACCGTCTCCGAAGCCACATCCAGCACCGACACATGCACGGTCGACCCCAGCGCGGCCGCACCCACCAGCGGATCCAGCGCCGCTTTCACCGCCGCCGTGTCCGGCGTGACCCCGGCTGCCTCCGCCGCGACCAGCACCGGCGTCGGACTCGGCTCCGGCGTGATCGGCACCGAGGTGGGCGCGGTGGTCGGGGTAGCCCCGAGCCACTCATCAACCGGCCCCGGCCGCACCACGAGACCGACAGCCGCCACCAACGCAAGCAGCATCAGCACCGCAAGAGCAGAAACCAATTTGGTACGAGATCTGCGGGGTCCCGCCTCTTCCCGGCGATCTCCGCCGCTGGTCCCGGCCCCAGCGCCGCCGCCGGGCTGAATCACGGTGCCGGCTGAGCCGCCCCCACCTGCCTGCTGCAGCATGCCCGCGCCGGCCGCCCCAGCCGACTGGTGAAGCGTGCCCGCCCCGGCCGACTGATGCTGCCCGCCTGCCCCAGCCGACTGATGCCGCGCGCCGGCCCCGGCGGACTGATTAACCGTGCCCGCGCCGGCCGCCCCGGCGGACTGATGAACCGCGCCCGCGCCCGCCGCCCCGGCGGACTGGTGCAGCGTGCCGGCTCCGGTGCCCGGTTGCGGGGCGCTGGGCGGCACCGACGCCCGCCCGGCGCCTCCTGCGGCATCCGGGCCGCCCACCAGGCCTTGATCACTTACCGGACGGATGCTCGGGGCTACCGAACCCGCCCGCCCGGCAGCGCTCGGTGCCTGCGGCGCACCGGCCACCGGACCGAGCACCTGTGTCTGCTCACCCGGCCCACCGGACGCCCGCGGCGGCTCCCCGGCAGCCTTCGGCGCCGCGCTCGCCGCTGCCCGATTGCCCACCGGGCCGAGCACTTCGGTCTGCTCCCCGGGCCCGCTCGAACCCTGCGCCTGATTCCGCTCCCGCGCGGCGCCCTGTCCAGCGACCGGCCCGGCAGAAGCTTGCGCCCAGTGCGGACCGCTCGTGGCGCTCCGACCCGGCACGCCCAGCACCTGAGTCTGATCCGCCGAGCCGCCGGTCGCTGCGGCCGCCGTGTTGAGCGCCTGCGTCTGCTCCGCCGGCGTGTGGGCCTGCGTCTGCTCCGCCGGCGTGTGGGCCTGCGTCTGCTCCGCCGGCGTGTGGGTGCGCTCCGCCGGGTTGCCCCCGCTCGCAACCCGGCCCTGCCCACCCCCTGGCTGGTTGATCATCTGGGGCTGACCAGCAGGACTTCCCGGCGCGCTGAAAGCCTGCGTCTGGTCCGGGTCGGCGGGCCCCGGCGGCGCCGCCGGGGCGTTCCACGGCCCGACCGGCTGGGGACCGCTCGGCGGGTATCCGCTCGCCGCCGGAGCGCCGACCGCAACCGAAGCAGACCCGGCCGCCTGCGCACCGGAAAAGGGCGCGCGTTCCTCCTGCTGCCAGGGAAAAGGCTGCCGCTCCGGGGCAGGCGTAGGCGGCGGGGAACCCGGCGGCTGCTCTCCCGGCGCCGGGATCGCGGCACGGCCCGGAGTGTGCGGTTGCGACGAAGGTCCCCCGCTGCGATCCGACGACCGACTAGCGCCGTCCGGCCCGTTTTGCGAACCCGACACGCCGGTATTGTCCGGACCGTTATGTGAATCTTGCCTCGTCACACGCCCCTCCTCGCCCGTGGCGTCAGACTTAGGGGAGACTAGCGACATCCGGCACACCGTTGCGCGCGGATCCTGCGGGCCTCTCCATGCCCCGCTTCCCTGCCCGGCGGACCGGTCTATTCAAGCGGGCAAGCAAAAGGGGAGCGAATAATGGATTTCGACGTTCTGGTTGAGATCCCCAAGGGGCAGCGCAACAAGTACGAGGTCGACCACAAGACCGGTCGCATCCGGTTGGACCGGACCCTCTTCACCGCGACTCAGTATCCGGCGGACTACGGATACATCGAGGGCACCCTGGGCCAGGACGGTGACCCGCTGGACGCCCTGGTGCTGATCCAGGAGCCGACCTTCCCTGGTTGCCTGGTCCGGGCCCGCGCGATCGGCATGTACCGGATGACCGACGAGAAGGGCCGCGACGACAAGGTCCTCTGCGTGCCCTACGAGGACCCGCGGCAGGAGCACCTGCGCGACATCCACCACCTGGGCGAGTTCGACCGGATGGAGATCCAGCACTTCTTCACGGTCTACAAGGACCTGGAGCCGGGCAAGTCCGTCGAGGGCGCGACCTGGGTCGGCCGGATCGAGGCGGAGAACGAGATCCGCGCTTCCTTCAAGCGTGCCGAGGCCGCCGAGGCCGAGGGCGAAGAGCACTGACCGCACGCTCCCGCCGTACCGCTGACGACCGCACCTGCGGGGCCCACGCCTCGCAGGTGCGGTCGTTTGGCGTCCTTTCCGTTCCGTTGCTCCGGATCCACCCCTCCCGTCCCGCAAGAACCGACAAACCGGGCAGGGCAAAGCTGGACGCCAAGTGAAGGCGCGGGTGCCTCAGGACAGGCCGGAGACCGCGGTGAACAGGCCGGTGACCGCGCACGCCACCGGAATCACCGCGATCACGGCCAGGGCATCCACGATGTCCGCGGCCCGGCCGATGTAGGGCGAGGGCGGGCGTTCCGCGTACGTCGCTCCGGCAACCACCGTGAGCAGCGCGACCAGGACCGATCCGGCAATGACCACGGGCAGCATGCCCGTACCGATCAGGTCGGCTGTCAGCAGATCAGCGCCGAGCGCCGCCACCCCGGCGAGCCCACCGGCCAGCAGCGGAACGCGCTGCCGCCGGGCGACGAACAGACGCGTCCGCAGCAACAGCGCGACCGCGCTGACCGCGATCAGGACCCGGGCCGAAAGCGTGCCGGCGGCGGCCAGCACGGCGAAGGCCCCGGCCGCCAGGACGGCTTGGCCGAGCAGCATGCCGGCGAGCAATTCCTCGGTACGCGTGACAGCCGCAAAAACCGCCGTGCGATCAAGGTGTTCCCGTTCCCCGGTGGGCGGAACGACCGCAGGCCGGGGTGTCCGCCCCAGCCGAACCGCCAGCAGCGGCAGCAGGCCGATCGCACAGACCACCACCGACAGGAGCACCGCGGCCGCACCGGCGGCAGACGTGATCAGCCCGGCCACCGCGGTCAACGCCCCGAGCAGTCCGGCCGTCACCCCGGCGGTGAAGATCCGGATCCCCGCCGCGACCCCTATCCCACCGAACGCCGCGAAGAGCAGCACCGCGGCCGACCCGGCGAGCAACTCGGGACCGCCTAGCCAGGGAACCGGCGTCAGGATGCCGGCCTCGTCGTCCGAGGTCACCAGGAGGGCGCCCCCGGCGAAGGCATAGGGCAGCGCGTATCCACCGAGGACGACACCGGCGCGCGCGTCCGCGTACGCCCGGGAAGCCGTCGTCGCAGCCAGCGTGAGCAGCGTGGCCACGCCGAGCCCGGCCCAGCCCGCGCCGCCGGACAGGACCGCGA is part of the Actinoplanes sp. NBC_00393 genome and harbors:
- a CDS encoding FtsK/SpoIIIE domain-containing protein; the encoded protein is MVAVADSTLRVRQAAALHRQAAATVDAAAAALEAYAPAVVDPREQHRLAERLRTAADRLAPGWLGATLDALSPTAPLGDGGGTPQFVRLGVAQPLDDVRFPAVVPLLGAGHLTVDATATDPRVFGLLRSLLLRLLAASPAGSLLVRTVDGIGGGAVFAPFEELADAGLMAPPATDRQGLRDVLSEAEKWLRPVRGGATRRNRRDRMMLVVIASLPELTEGEELRRIAALAQQGPDSGLHLIVAGWPPPPLTAETTQAPLPRTTAISVRNPFAIIGDPPGGTFGSTPEALWLNAPVFLDEDPPPHLIDAVCHELAADTAEASRVTLADLLPEAADEMWGGDAAAGVETVVGHHGDVPLVLRFNDLTPHWMVGGRSGAGKTAFLINVLYGLGTRYGPDQLALYLLDFKEGVSFAEFVPTRRDRTWLPHARAVGVESDREYGLAVLRELDAEMGRRSMAYKRAGVSRFADLRAVVAEEGRGTPLPRILCVIDEFQVLLAGNDPTAADAVALLESLARKGRSYGIHLVLASQTVLGVEALYAKRDSIFGQFPVRIALPGGGDVLEPTNDAAAGLPMGSAVVNTAGGLGGPRGATRGHERVVRFPDPHADQPLLSDLRHRLWGARDPEAVPPRVFAGYAHQHLADDPTYRAALAGRLGRPAALVGRVIDVSLSTATFPLDSSPGRHLAILGSLPTGAEVLDAAARSVAAAHAPRTARFVIASLVAEGDAVAAELAAELAAELAHRQEVVVVDAAGLAAELDAERPGYRVIFGMDAAPPGSLTGLRQLLRDGPSRGAHLLSWWRGVRRFGEETGGSMGREDVAGLLFLNVPQQDVSLMLGRAVDWHPRENRALLHDRQADRTVTVVPFVHPESDVP
- the hpt gene encoding hypoxanthine phosphoribosyltransferase, whose translation is MADGSWYDADIDHVIISEQQIRDKIDELAKQVSADHTEAVDGILLVCVLKGAVMFMADFARALGRHGPSTEMEFMAVSSYGQGTTSSGVVRILKDLDRDISGRHVLVVEDIVDSGLTLSWLMKYLESRSPASVEVVALFRKPDAVKVQVPVRYVGFDIPNEFVVGYGLDFSERYRELPYVGVLKPEVYARS
- the folE gene encoding GTP cyclohydrolase I FolE, whose translation is MSTQDELDYLAARLVDGKLTGTPVEQAVDLGRIEKAVREILIAVGEDPDRDGLQRTPARVARAYAELFAGLRVDPATVLTTSFEADHEELVLVRDISVQSMCEHHLLPFKGVAHIGYIPGTDGRITGLSKLARLVEVYARRPQVQERLTSQIADLLMAQLGARGAIVVLECEHLCMEMRGIRKAGARTVTSAVRGGFQTDGKVRAEVMALINAR
- the ftsH gene encoding ATP-dependent zinc metalloprotease FtsH; this translates as MERTRFFRRPVVWIILVIIGVVALSSFFTSGPSYQRVDTSVALERLNQPGIEKVVQKDKEQTLQIDLAQQERFNGKSTDKIETQYPYEVGDEIWNQINEAKSAGRITGTVNATVSGDNILLSLLINLLPIAILVILLLLFMSQMQGGGSRVLNFGKSKAKMITKDTPKTTFADVAGADEAVQELHEIKDFLQNPAKYQALGAKIPKGVLLFGSPGTGKTLLARAVAGEAGVPFYSISGSDFVEMFVGVGASRVRDLFEQAKSNAPAIVFVDEIDAVGRHRGAGMGGGHDEREQTLNQLLVEMDGFDTKGGVILIAATNRPDILDPALLRPGRFDRQIPVDNPDMEGRKAILRVHAKGKPFTPDVDLDSVARRTPGFSGADLANVINEAALLTARNEKRAISNEFLEEAIDRVIAGPERRTRAMSDKEKKITAYHEGGHALVAYALPHSAPVHKVTILPRGRSLGHTLVLPTEDKYTQTRAEMIDTLAYALGGRAAEELVFHEPTTGAGNDIEKATGLAKAMVTQYGMSSKLGAVKYGSTGDEPFMGRSMGHEKSYSDAVAADIDAEVRALIELAHDEAWEILVEYRDVLDNMVLELMEKETITQEDMNRICARVAKRPPMSPFNGFGKRLPSEAPPVLTPAEREKLKAQAEADGQIAVGPNPNGSEGQ